The Actinoplanes sp. N902-109 genomic interval GGGGCAGCCGCACCGGCGTGGTCTCCAGCCGCACCCGCAGCCCGGTGGCACCCATCGACGCGGCCAGCGCCTCCAGCCGGTCCAGCCCCGGCTGCGGCCCGGTCTCGCCGTCCTCCTCGGCCAGGGTGTGCAGCAGCATCCGTAGCTCCCGCAACGTCGACGTCGCGGCGGTGCCGATCGTGCCGAGCGCCTTGCGGGCCTGCTCCGGGCGGCGGTCGAAGACGTCCTCGGCGGCCTGGGCCTGCACCGCGATCACCGACACCGTGTGCGCCAGCACGTCGTGCAGCTCGCGGGCGATGCGGGCGCGCTCACCGGCCACGATGCCGCGGCGTTCGGCCTGCCGGCGCAGCGCCCGGGTGCGGCCCAGCTCGCCGAGCATCCAGCCGATCAGCGGCCCGGCGACGGCCAGCAGCAGGTTGCGCCAGTCGCCGGTGACCAGCTTCCACGGTGTGGCGGCGATCAGCAGCCCGAGCACCCACAGCGAGCGGCGCGGGGTGCGGCAACGGGCGTAGACGGCAAGGATCGCCGAGACCTGCCCGAGCCAGCCCAGGTTGGGGCTGAGCAGCTCCAGACCCACCCCGGTGGCGACCGCCGCAGCCATGCCCGCCT includes:
- a CDS encoding sensor histidine kinase, which translates into the protein MSSLPYGNRRAEVAIATVLGLALAALMVITPGGPRQPALLVLGILLAAAQSATILVLRRHPEAGMAAAVATGVGLELLSPNLGWLGQVSAILAVYARCRTPRRSLWVLGLLIAATPWKLVTGDWRNLLLAVAGPLIGWMLGELGRTRALRRQAERRGIVAGERARIARELHDVLAHTVSVIAVQAQAAEDVFDRRPEQARKALGTIGTAATSTLRELRMLLHTLAEEDGETGPQPGLDRLEALAASMGATGLRVRLETTPVRLPPAVDLSAYRIVQESLTNTLRHSQATQARVTVSGSTPGSVRLEICDDGPPRSTGRVTGSGRRGLIGMRERARLLGGTLAAGPTPEGGFRVCAELPVDPAGQQAAVPAGGAVA